The Clostridium bornimense genome includes a region encoding these proteins:
- a CDS encoding YetF domain-containing protein translates to MKTVKLYWSNVCILHKYEKQYLDNLVESLKDHNINLEITHFGIGYPTSLNKYLERDDAVIPDIIVSTDLEVFENQNIYNKFSNNLYNLVDYFPIKDSIKNSPVCYDKRLLPFLIIPLVFSYNNEDYNNINSIESLLKEDINVAIGGINNSGAKCIIKSIWDKYGKEDLLNLMKKTKVLNMPIQAFNEVKNGEDCIAITPSVYAKRANNKDLFINYPKEGAFALPSYICANKSIDFSTVNTVLSNLLIEEFCNFFVQNASLVTCLEGTLDEKFVLSNNNKFLYPSDKWLKSISSEEFYMYSSILFSTIIKGILIYFLALILSKLIGIKIISQMNFFDFIMGISVGSMIAKIIINKDHVVFSGVIALIVFTLLTIATSYLNLKSYTVRRIINAKTLILIENGRIIDKNMKRLRITINELMMKLREKDVFSLEDVQFAIMESNGQLSVLIKANKKPVTPYDMDLKVKSLSLTNDIIIDGKIIDKNLEIAGIDKKWLQSELKRKGINSIKEVFYAGLDQNKKLIISKKYSDSFNPENKFGIE, encoded by the coding sequence ATGAAAACAGTAAAATTATACTGGAGTAATGTATGTATACTACATAAATATGAAAAGCAATATTTAGATAACCTAGTTGAATCTTTAAAAGATCATAATATAAATCTTGAAATAACTCATTTTGGTATAGGTTATCCGACTAGCTTAAACAAATATTTAGAAAGAGATGATGCAGTTATACCTGATATAATTGTATCTACTGATCTAGAGGTATTTGAGAACCAAAATATTTACAATAAATTTAGCAATAACTTATATAATTTAGTTGATTATTTCCCAATTAAAGATAGCATAAAAAATTCACCTGTATGTTATGATAAAAGGTTACTTCCTTTTTTAATTATACCTTTAGTATTTTCTTATAATAACGAGGATTACAATAATATTAATTCTATAGAATCTTTGTTAAAAGAGGACATAAATGTGGCTATTGGTGGAATCAACAACTCAGGGGCAAAATGTATCATTAAGTCGATTTGGGATAAATACGGAAAAGAAGATTTGCTAAATCTAATGAAAAAAACAAAAGTCTTGAATATGCCTATACAAGCTTTTAATGAAGTTAAAAATGGAGAAGATTGTATAGCTATAACCCCTAGTGTTTATGCTAAAAGAGCTAATAATAAGGACTTATTCATAAATTATCCTAAAGAAGGTGCCTTTGCCCTTCCATCTTATATTTGTGCTAATAAGTCAATTGATTTTTCTACCGTAAATACTGTACTTTCAAATCTTTTAATTGAAGAATTTTGTAATTTTTTTGTTCAAAATGCTTCTCTCGTGACATGTTTAGAAGGTACTTTAGATGAAAAATTTGTATTATCTAATAATAACAAATTTTTATACCCTAGTGATAAATGGTTAAAATCTATATCTTCTGAAGAATTTTATATGTATAGTAGTATATTATTTAGCACAATAATTAAAGGTATTTTAATATATTTTTTAGCACTGATTCTCAGTAAATTAATTGGTATTAAAATTATTTCACAAATGAATTTTTTTGATTTTATAATGGGTATTTCTGTAGGTTCAATGATTGCTAAAATTATAATTAATAAAGATCATGTAGTCTTTTCAGGAGTTATAGCATTAATAGTTTTTACATTGTTAACTATAGCAACTAGTTATTTAAATTTAAAAAGTTATACAGTTAGAAGAATAATAAATGCTAAGACTTTGATATTAATAGAAAATGGACGTATTATTGATAAAAATATGAAAAGACTTAGGATTACGATAAATGAGCTTATGATGAAGTTAAGAGAAAAGGATGTTTTTAGTTTAGAGGATGTACAATTTGCAATTATGGAGAGTAATGGTCAATTGTCAGTTTTAATAAAAGCTAATAAAAAGCCAGTAACTCCATATGATATGGATTTAAAGGTAAAGAGTCTCTCTTTAACAAATGATATTATAATTGATGGAAAAATAATAGATAAGAATCTTGAAATAGCTGGTATAGATAAAAAATGGTTACAGTCTGAACTTAAAAGAAAAGGTATAAATAGCATTAAAGAGGTTTTTTATGCCGGCTTAGATCAAAATAAAAAGCTTATTATTTCAAAAAAGTATTCTGATAGTTTCAATCCAGAAAATAAGTTTGGTATAGAATAA
- a CDS encoding ATP-binding cassette domain-containing protein — translation MDTLTIFSGKDKLGNKEEFDFVTFKKGNIYSIVGNTGSGKSRLIKDIEQFTNRDSVSNRKILIDNKEVAIEERHSKSIELVAHLSQNMRFVLDTSVKDFLNIHKECRKIPHIDINKIIETANTITAEPISLSQNLNSLSGGQTRALMIADIAHICDNPIILIDEIENAGIDKIAALNALLKEDKLIFIVTHDSHTALMADTRIIMKNGSIYKIIERSKEEENLLDNLNEMYQLQLNYQSLLREGEYLI, via the coding sequence ATGGACACTTTGACAATTTTCTCTGGAAAAGATAAGTTAGGAAATAAAGAAGAATTTGATTTTGTAACCTTCAAAAAAGGTAATATTTACTCAATAGTCGGCAATACAGGCTCAGGAAAAAGCCGTTTAATAAAAGATATTGAACAATTTACAAATAGAGATTCTGTAAGTAATAGAAAGATACTAATTGATAACAAAGAAGTTGCTATTGAGGAGAGGCATAGCAAATCAATTGAATTAGTAGCTCATTTAAGTCAAAATATGAGATTTGTATTAGATACTTCAGTAAAAGACTTTTTAAATATACACAAGGAATGTAGAAAAATTCCCCACATAGATATAAATAAAATAATAGAAACAGCAAATACAATAACAGCAGAGCCTATAAGTTTAAGTCAAAACTTAAACTCTCTAAGTGGAGGGCAAACTAGGGCACTTATGATTGCTGATATTGCTCATATTTGTGATAATCCAATTATTTTAATTGATGAAATAGAAAATGCAGGTATAGATAAAATAGCAGCTTTAAATGCTTTGCTAAAAGAAGATAAATTGATTTTTATAGTTACTCATGACTCACATACTGCGCTAATGGCAGATACTAGAATAATTATGAAAAATGGATCTATATATAAAATCATAGAACGTAGTAAAGAAGAAGAAAATCTACTTGATAATTTAAATGAAATGTATCAACTACAACTTAATTATCAAAGTTTACTAAGAGAAGGAGAATACCTAATATGA
- a CDS encoding GTP-binding protein, whose translation MLVKTVLISGASSVGKTSLCKYLITHLISKGLKPGVCKIDCLATDDDIIYKDLKIPYVVGLSKDVCPDHFLVSNLIELNNWAKSNQCDILIIETAGLCNRCSPATNQTLHICVVDCTSSCKAPSKLGPMLTESDAIVLSKIDMVSQAEREIISYNIRKLNPNSKIFYVDGLVGFGVELVSQYILSSNPINKKEDHLLRHSMPSGICSYCIGECRIGDDFQQGIISKINFKGVI comes from the coding sequence TTGTTAGTAAAAACAGTTTTAATATCAGGAGCATCCTCTGTGGGAAAAACTTCGCTTTGCAAATATCTTATTACTCATTTAATTTCAAAAGGATTAAAACCTGGTGTTTGCAAAATAGATTGTCTAGCTACCGATGATGATATTATTTATAAAGATTTAAAAATTCCATATGTGGTTGGATTAAGTAAAGATGTATGTCCTGATCATTTCTTAGTTTCAAATTTGATTGAATTAAATAATTGGGCAAAAAGTAATCAATGCGATATTTTAATTATTGAAACTGCAGGACTTTGTAATAGATGTTCTCCGGCTACTAATCAAACATTACATATTTGTGTTGTAGATTGTACATCTAGTTGCAAAGCTCCAAGTAAGTTAGGGCCAATGTTAACTGAATCAGATGCTATTGTTCTAAGCAAAATTGATATGGTATCCCAAGCTGAAAGAGAAATAATCTCTTATAATATACGAAAATTAAATCCTAATTCAAAAATTTTCTATGTGGATGGTTTAGTTGGATTTGGTGTTGAATTAGTATCTCAGTACATACTTTCATCAAATCCTATCAATAAAAAAGAAGATCATCTTCTTAGGCATAGTATGCCTAGTGGCATTTGTTCTTATTGTATTGGTGAATGTAGAATAGGCGATGATTTCCAACAAGGTATTATTTCAAAAATTAATTTTAAAGGAGTTATTTAA
- a CDS encoding Crp/Fnr family transcriptional regulator — MNKNDCYKIDFLVQTKLFKKELIIKEKIIEKNYKQGQFISDYFAGQFYIGVIASGKVDVFSISSDGNETQISNLKKYDVFGVSNIFSEICLETVLKCKSDVKVYFYPKSEFIKLLEKDSYLSIQYCKFCNNKIQFLLKKIEFLTIQSSKNKIIEFLLNNDQNTGKVELDHSKEELTKILGVSRASLFRELSKFQNEGYLRIDGKNIEILQKDKIESILYYS; from the coding sequence ATGAATAAAAATGATTGCTACAAAATAGACTTTTTAGTACAAACAAAGCTCTTCAAAAAAGAATTAATAATAAAAGAAAAAATAATTGAAAAAAATTATAAGCAAGGTCAATTTATTAGTGATTATTTTGCAGGACAATTCTATATAGGTGTTATTGCATCTGGAAAAGTAGATGTATTTTCTATCTCTAGTGATGGAAATGAAACTCAAATTTCAAACTTAAAAAAATACGATGTATTTGGGGTGTCAAATATATTTAGCGAGATATGTTTAGAGACAGTGTTGAAATGTAAATCTGATGTCAAAGTATATTTTTATCCAAAATCTGAATTTATAAAATTACTGGAAAAAGACAGTTATCTAAGTATACAGTATTGTAAGTTCTGTAATAACAAGATACAGTTCCTACTAAAAAAAATAGAATTTTTAACTATACAATCAAGCAAAAACAAAATTATTGAGTTTTTATTAAATAATGACCAAAATACTGGCAAAGTGGAATTAGATCATTCAAAAGAAGAGCTAACTAAAATATTAGGTGTTAGCAGAGCATCTCTTTTTAGAGAATTATCAAAATTTCAAAATGAAGGATATCTACGAATAGATGGAAAAAATATAGAGATTCTTCAAAAAGATAAGATTGAGAGCATTTTATATTATAGTTAA
- a CDS encoding ABC transporter substrate-binding protein — translation MKRKISLLMIATLLMVSIVGCGASTTKKEEVTTKVAALKGPTAMGMVKMIDDEESNTENEYEFTIAGSPDELTPKIVNGEIDIAAIPSNLSSILYNKTNGEVVSLGINTLGVLYIVENGENINSIQDLKGKTLYASGKGATPEYALNYILKANGIDPEKDLTIEYKSEHTECLAAISAEAGAIAMLPQPFVTTAITKNPQIRIALDLNEEWEKSTNDSSLVTGVIVARKEFVEKYPEKVSNFLEEYEKSVEFTNTNIDSAAELIEANDIVTAEVAKKAIPYCNITFISGEEMKEKLEGYLNTLLEQNPESIGGAMPSEDFYYSKK, via the coding sequence ATGAAAAGAAAAATATCACTACTAATGATTGCTACATTACTTATGGTTTCTATAGTTGGATGTGGTGCTAGTACAACTAAAAAAGAAGAAGTAACAACAAAAGTAGCAGCACTTAAAGGTCCTACAGCTATGGGTATGGTAAAAATGATTGATGATGAGGAAAGCAATACTGAAAATGAGTATGAGTTTACTATTGCAGGTTCACCAGATGAACTAACTCCAAAAATTGTTAATGGAGAGATTGATATTGCTGCGATACCATCAAACTTATCTTCTATACTGTACAATAAAACAAATGGTGAAGTAGTTTCATTAGGTATAAACACATTAGGAGTATTATACATAGTTGAAAATGGGGAGAATATAAATTCAATCCAAGATTTAAAAGGAAAAACATTATACGCAAGTGGAAAAGGAGCAACACCAGAATATGCCCTTAACTATATATTAAAAGCAAATGGAATAGATCCAGAAAAAGATTTAACTATTGAATATAAATCAGAACACACAGAGTGTTTAGCTGCAATATCAGCAGAAGCAGGTGCTATAGCAATGTTACCTCAACCATTTGTGACAACAGCTATAACAAAAAATCCCCAAATAAGAATAGCATTAGATTTAAATGAAGAATGGGAAAAATCAACTAATGATAGTTCATTAGTTACAGGCGTTATAGTAGCAAGAAAAGAATTTGTTGAAAAATATCCTGAAAAAGTAAGTAACTTCTTAGAAGAATATGAAAAATCAGTGGAATTTACAAATACTAATATAGATAGTGCAGCTGAGCTAATTGAAGCTAATGATATAGTTACAGCAGAAGTTGCAAAAAAAGCAATACCATATTGTAACATAACATTTATAAGTGGTGAAGAAATGAAAGAAAAGCTTGAGGGGTATTTAAATACATTATTAGAGCAAAATCCTGAATCAATAGGAGGAGCGATGCCAAGTGAAGACTTCTATTATAGTAAAAAATAA
- a CDS encoding ABC transporter permease, producing the protein MKTSIIVKNNNKISLWAVVFWVLVWQIGSVIISQEILLVSPISTFQRLSELILEIDFWKAILFSFSKITTGFLLALIFGSIFAIFSSYIKKFNQLIEPLILVIQAIPVASFIILSLIWIPTKNLSIFISFLMVLPIVYRNILDGINNIPKEIKEMADLFKISKAKRIRYIYLSQVAPYLRSACSVSLGLCWKSGIAAEVIGLPKNSIGENLYQAKIFLDTKDLFAWTIVIIVISILFQRIFLRIIDRILIKMERI; encoded by the coding sequence GTGAAGACTTCTATTATAGTAAAAAATAATAATAAAATATCTTTATGGGCAGTAGTGTTTTGGGTTTTAGTTTGGCAAATAGGTAGTGTGATAATTTCTCAGGAGATACTTTTAGTGTCTCCTATTTCAACATTTCAGAGATTAAGTGAACTAATTTTAGAAATAGATTTCTGGAAAGCTATTTTATTTTCATTCAGTAAAATTACTACAGGTTTTTTATTAGCACTTATATTTGGTTCAATATTTGCAATTTTTTCATCCTATATAAAAAAATTTAACCAATTGATAGAGCCTTTAATATTAGTAATACAAGCTATACCAGTGGCATCATTCATTATCTTAAGCTTAATATGGATACCAACAAAGAATCTTTCAATTTTTATCTCTTTTTTAATGGTGCTGCCTATTGTATATAGAAATATTTTAGATGGAATAAATAACATACCAAAAGAAATTAAAGAAATGGCAGATTTATTTAAGATTTCAAAAGCTAAAAGGATAAGATACATATATTTATCTCAAGTTGCACCATATTTAAGATCAGCATGTAGTGTATCACTAGGTCTTTGTTGGAAGTCAGGAATCGCAGCAGAAGTAATAGGTTTGCCTAAAAATTCAATAGGAGAAAACTTATATCAAGCAAAAATATTTTTAGATACTAAAGATTTGTTTGCATGGACAATAGTAATTATTGTAATAAGTATCTTATTTCAAAGGATATTTTTAAGAATTATTGATAGAATTTTAATAAAGATGGAGCGTATCTAA
- a CDS encoding ATP-binding cassette domain-containing protein has protein sequence MDIVLKKVCKSYNNEIILKDYDYVFKENQITYIKGKSGSGKTTLLRVLMGFESIDKGTIEGIDNKRISTVFQEDRLCENLSVMANIKLVSSNLNDSNIEEALDKVGMKDCKNKPAKELSGGMKRRAAILRALLYEFDLLILDEPFKGLDINTKKSVINFIKQKIKDKTVIIVTHDMEELDYFNGLKINICDFEKLV, from the coding sequence ATGGATATAGTATTAAAAAAAGTATGTAAGTCATATAATAATGAAATTATATTAAAAGATTATGATTATGTGTTTAAAGAAAACCAAATTACCTATATTAAAGGTAAGTCAGGTAGTGGAAAAACAACCTTATTAAGAGTATTGATGGGATTTGAAAGTATAGATAAAGGTACCATAGAAGGTATTGATAATAAGAGGATAAGTACCGTTTTTCAAGAAGATAGATTGTGTGAAAATTTAAGTGTAATGGCAAATATAAAATTAGTTTCATCTAATTTAAATGACTCAAATATTGAAGAAGCTTTAGATAAGGTAGGAATGAAAGATTGCAAAAATAAGCCAGCAAAAGAGTTAAGTGGCGGTATGAAAAGAAGAGCGGCGATACTTAGGGCCTTGCTATATGAATTTGATTTGTTAATATTAGATGAACCTTTTAAAGGATTAGATATAAATACAAAAAAATCTGTAATTAATTTTATAAAACAAAAAATAAAAGATAAGACAGTAATAATAGTTACCCATGATATGGAGGAGTTAGATTACTTTAATGGCTTGAAAATAAACATATGTGATTTTGAGAAATTAGTATAA
- the cbiQ gene encoding cobalt ECF transporter T component CbiQ, with translation MRTHKHNGINSIDYYSYISKINHWNPSFKIILGFSSLLICIIADSILISVYITIAMTFISIYKGKINIRNYLSLLKIPLTFMILSTIAITLSFSTKPIGEYNVNIYFFYLHSSNASILVAIKIIIKAFGAISSMYMVTLSTSTIEIISFLRRAHIPSIIIELMNMIYRFIFVLMDIHSKMKTSAKSRLGYVDFKTSCLSFGRTAGNLLILSIKKANGYYDAIESRCYNGEMLFLEEAKPLKISQLLYSVGYFILLIILWIITK, from the coding sequence ATGAGAACGCACAAACATAATGGTATAAACTCTATTGATTACTATAGCTATATATCAAAAATTAATCATTGGAATCCTAGTTTTAAGATAATCTTAGGTTTTTCCTCATTACTTATTTGTATAATTGCCGATAGTATTCTTATTTCAGTTTATATTACAATTGCTATGACTTTTATATCAATATACAAAGGCAAAATAAATATTAGAAACTATTTATCTTTATTGAAGATTCCATTAACCTTTATGATCTTAAGTACCATTGCTATTACTTTAAGCTTTTCTACTAAACCTATTGGTGAATATAATGTTAATATATATTTTTTCTACCTACATAGTTCTAATGCTAGCATTTTAGTCGCTATAAAAATTATTATAAAAGCCTTTGGTGCTATAAGTTCGATGTATATGGTTACCCTATCTACTAGTACCATAGAAATTATATCCTTTCTTCGAAGAGCTCATATTCCTAGTATAATTATAGAGCTAATGAATATGATTTATAGATTTATCTTTGTATTAATGGATATTCATAGCAAAATGAAAACTTCTGCTAAATCCCGACTTGGTTATGTGGACTTTAAAACTTCTTGCTTATCCTTCGGTAGAACTGCTGGAAACTTATTGATATTATCAATAAAAAAAGCAAATGGTTACTATGATGCTATAGAATCTCGTTGTTACAATGGGGAAATGCTATTTTTAGAAGAAGCCAAGCCATTAAAAATTTCTCAATTATTATATTCAGTGGGGTATTTTATTCTTTTAATAATACTATGGATAATAACTAAATAA
- a CDS encoding energy-coupling factor ABC transporter ATP-binding protein produces the protein MKNPILEIRNLNYSYNSDKKALNNITLSINKGEKIAFLGANGAGKSTFFLNLNGVLHPDSGDIIYDGIIMTSKNLNTLRKNIGMVFQDADNQIIASTVFSEVSFGPMNMKLPIEEVKSRVTESLEYMNITSLKDRPPHYLSGGEKKRVTIADIIAMKSEIIIFDEPTASLDPLNINLLEDVLSKLYDDGKTLLISTHDVDFAYKWATRIILFANGTIIADDIPVNIFKNQSILKEANLKTPILFDVYEMLKEKNNVTTLSYPRTIDEMKLLIDNL, from the coding sequence ATGAAGAATCCAATATTAGAAATAAGAAATTTGAACTACAGCTACAATTCTGATAAGAAAGCTTTAAATAATATTACCTTATCTATTAACAAAGGCGAAAAAATAGCTTTTCTTGGTGCAAATGGTGCTGGAAAATCTACTTTTTTTCTTAATCTCAATGGTGTTTTACATCCTGATAGTGGTGATATTATTTATGATGGAATTATAATGACTTCCAAGAATCTAAATACTTTAAGAAAAAATATCGGTATGGTGTTTCAAGATGCTGATAATCAAATTATAGCTTCAACAGTTTTCTCTGAGGTATCCTTTGGTCCTATGAATATGAAGCTTCCTATTGAAGAAGTAAAGTCTAGAGTAACCGAATCCTTAGAATACATGAATATTACATCTCTTAAGGACAGGCCTCCCCATTACCTCAGTGGTGGTGAAAAAAAGCGTGTCACTATTGCCGATATAATTGCAATGAAATCTGAGATAATAATATTTGATGAACCAACAGCATCACTGGATCCTTTAAATATTAATTTACTTGAAGATGTACTAAGTAAACTTTATGATGATGGAAAAACTCTATTAATTTCTACCCATGATGTAGATTTTGCATATAAGTGGGCTACCCGTATTATCTTATTTGCTAATGGTACAATAATTGCCGACGATATACCTGTTAATATCTTTAAAAATCAAAGTATTTTAAAAGAAGCAAATTTAAAAACACCAATATTATTTGATGTATATGAGATGCTTAAAGAAAAAAATAATGTGACAACCTTATCTTATCCAAGAACTATAGATGAGATGAAATTATTAATTGACAATTTATAG
- a CDS encoding energy-coupling factor ABC transporter permease: MKNHKKLTIFAIIFATVFSINPIANAMHIMEGYLPVKYCVTWGLISLPFLILGFISIKKTVSANRKSLTILAMAGAFIFVISSLKIPSVTGSCSHMTGTGLGAILFGPFAVSILGIIVLLFQAILLAHGGITTLGANTFSMAIAGPIISFALYKLSIKFKCNRKVAVFLAAAMGDLATYCITSLQLAMAYPSPEGGIPASIVKFLGVFAPTQLPLAIIEGILTVIIVMALETYAKSELTILGFLKGDKIHE; this comes from the coding sequence ATGAAAAATCACAAAAAACTTACCATCTTTGCAATTATTTTTGCTACAGTATTCAGTATTAATCCTATAGCAAATGCAATGCATATCATGGAAGGATATCTTCCAGTTAAGTATTGTGTAACTTGGGGACTAATCTCATTACCATTTCTTATTTTAGGCTTTATTTCTATAAAGAAAACTGTCTCTGCTAACAGAAAGTCACTAACTATCTTAGCTATGGCTGGAGCCTTTATCTTTGTAATATCATCACTAAAAATACCATCAGTAACTGGAAGTTGTTCACATATGACTGGTACAGGCCTTGGTGCAATATTATTTGGACCTTTTGCTGTCAGTATTTTAGGAATAATAGTCCTTTTATTCCAAGCTATTTTATTAGCTCATGGTGGAATAACTACATTAGGAGCTAATACATTTTCTATGGCAATAGCTGGTCCAATTATATCTTTCGCACTTTATAAATTATCCATTAAGTTTAAATGTAATAGAAAAGTAGCTGTTTTCCTTGCTGCTGCTATGGGAGATTTAGCTACTTATTGTATAACTAGTTTACAATTAGCTATGGCTTATCCATCACCAGAAGGCGGTATACCTGCTTCTATTGTAAAATTTTTAGGCGTATTTGCTCCAACACAATTACCATTAGCTATTATAGAAGGTATCCTTACTGTAATAATAGTTATGGCACTTGAAACATATGCAAAATCTGAATTAACTATTTTAGGTTTTTTAAAGGGGGATAAGATTCATGAGTAA
- a CDS encoding energy-coupling factor ABC transporter substrate-binding protein, which produces MSKNKRTVLILLVIAAAIAIIPLFTLKGAEFGGSDDAGSVMISEIQGEEHEPWFTPIMETLIDGELPGEVESLLFCVQTGIGVGIISFFMGRFVERKKLENN; this is translated from the coding sequence ATGAGTAAAAATAAAAGAACTGTACTTATATTGTTAGTAATTGCTGCTGCCATTGCAATTATTCCTTTATTCACCTTAAAAGGTGCTGAATTTGGTGGCTCTGATGATGCTGGAAGTGTTATGATCAGTGAAATTCAAGGTGAAGAACACGAGCCTTGGTTCACTCCAATTATGGAAACCCTTATCGATGGTGAACTTCCTGGAGAGGTTGAAAGCCTTCTATTTTGTGTACAAACAGGAATTGGTGTTGGTATAATTTCCTTCTTCATGGGTCGTTTCGTAGAACGAAAAAAGTTGGAAAATAATTAG
- the rodA gene encoding rod shape-determining protein RodA, producing MLSNLKINKKLISELDFTTLMIAVAIVIFGVLNIYSATYNKTLDGVLIGFRYSKLQLMWLVIGLIVVYCILTIDYSFFKNYAYVIYGTSIILLLINKFIGTESKGAQSWIKIGSFAIQPSEFAKLAIIIIVAKKIEDMGGKIDSFKKLLIIFIYAIIPTSLVIIQPDMGMSMVIFFTVLGMVIVGKLDWKIIGGGFLLLFISIAVVWNSGLIQPYQKERIMTFIDPSRDPLGKGYHVIQSKIAIGSGGFTGSGYKNGSQTKGGFIPEAWTDFIFSVVGEEWGFIGSFGLLMLYGIMIFRMINIAKESKDVFGSILVAGVTGSMLFSILENMGMSIGLMPITGITLPFMSYGGSSMLVYFMSLALVLNVGMRHKKINF from the coding sequence ATATTGTCAAATCTAAAAATAAATAAAAAGCTAATAAGTGAACTAGATTTTACAACACTTATGATAGCAGTTGCAATTGTTATTTTTGGAGTACTTAATATTTATTCAGCTACATACAATAAAACTTTAGATGGTGTGCTTATCGGTTTTAGATACTCAAAATTACAACTTATGTGGCTCGTAATAGGGCTAATTGTAGTATATTGTATCCTAACTATCGATTATTCTTTCTTTAAAAACTATGCATATGTGATTTATGGAACATCTATTATATTATTATTGATAAATAAATTTATAGGTACGGAGAGTAAAGGGGCACAATCATGGATAAAGATAGGCTCTTTTGCAATACAGCCTTCAGAATTTGCAAAATTAGCTATAATAATTATCGTTGCGAAGAAAATAGAAGATATGGGTGGAAAAATAGATTCATTTAAAAAGCTATTAATTATTTTTATTTATGCTATTATACCAACATCTTTAGTTATAATACAACCAGATATGGGTATGAGTATGGTAATTTTCTTTACAGTACTGGGTATGGTAATAGTAGGTAAACTTGATTGGAAGATTATTGGTGGAGGATTTTTACTTTTGTTTATTTCAATTGCAGTAGTATGGAATAGTGGTTTAATTCAACCATATCAAAAAGAACGTATTATGACTTTTATAGATCCTTCAAGAGATCCTTTAGGAAAGGGATATCATGTGATACAATCTAAAATTGCTATAGGATCTGGTGGATTTACTGGAAGTGGATATAAAAATGGAAGTCAAACAAAAGGTGGATTTATCCCAGAAGCATGGACTGATTTTATTTTCTCAGTAGTTGGCGAAGAATGGGGATTTATTGGCTCTTTTGGTCTTTTGATGCTGTATGGAATTATGATTTTTAGAATGATTAATATAGCTAAGGAATCAAAAGATGTTTTTGGATCAATACTTGTAGCTGGGGTTACAGGATCGATGTTATTCTCAATTTTAGAGAATATGGGTATGAGTATTGGATTAATGCCGATAACAGGGATAACACTACCTTTTATGAGTTATGGAGGTAGTTCTATGCTTGTATATTTTATGAGTTTAGCACTTGTTTTAAATGTTGGTATGAGACATAAAAAAATTAATTTTTAG